One region of Thunnus albacares chromosome 20, fThuAlb1.1, whole genome shotgun sequence genomic DNA includes:
- the telo2 gene encoding telomere length regulation protein TEL2 homolog, with protein MKSLAPNTEVRLAVAQCFRTLSTSTDNKDVIAALQTLSSHLDEGPESKTTSVQRAEFRRAHFTHTLQFLVSNIQADWLHSLTAAQRTELWDGLFLRGPPEQALLVLMEGIGELRPGTNLNHLVSITERFLQSGRLADLLWSYCLEAGASDSPQLRETLLGRIVALPDLTANRLHPNNRPLFLPQQYYPLLATEMLAALERTCQALKDGTDCSLTFVAQTLGKLCIQGHSGLVLAVMAPRLSVCTRSDMVWQRVCRKLLENVPQRWMESVLTGLVQAVSGPDALGRIIGNLVLTNKKAQFVITHKLLLLQYKYETQVLRIVLGYLASDRDRRPLLLQVLRSVSQAWANPSAVKHTPLEQQLYVSKALLLCVSLLKDSELQELRSELLQCMLGGMQSHLDSSVVRIRHMGMVVGECLSSRMDINGTKLKFEYEQDEETQELLSLMTPITGDESEPESVNGVSSPQEINKVTPSTQNPSSQNKSETPPSKTEPDSDLDSDDELTPYDMSGDQKINEASPPLYLRDCLETLISSEDAVRVELSLRVAAGLVRKNIFATREISVQLTKVLLHMEDKYSINGFLTLRQATMVALTVTDCIPVTQYLTTEFYSLNYSLRQRLDILEILALAAQELSKPITDNRDSSLGIAATSDVSPYPGDNPVHWRQVVEKRIQSKTKRLSKGAMQPPAKATPNRYAPVAGHFFFPLLRNYDKPQVTFDLLGSDHLVLGRLIHTLGLFMHLAVNAPIAAQMGRALLDFVWAVRYHVDQMVRRGVLFAVCSVFLSMPSQNLLVDLSDQLFETRTWLADVAEGDPDADCRNLAVQSLVLLDKSLKKQLQDPQALSLES; from the exons ATGAAGTCCCTCGCCCCAAATACTGAGGTTCGTCTAGCAGTGGCTCAATGTTTCCGGACCCTATCTACGTCTACGGATAACAAAGATGTTATCGCTGCTCTTCAAACTCTCAGCTCTCACTTGGATGAAGGACCAGAGAGTAAAACCACTTCAGTTCAGCGGGCAGAATTCAGGAGAGCTCACTTCACTCATACCCTCCAGTTTCTTGTAAGCAACATCCAGGCTGACTGGCTGCACAGCCTCACCGCAGCACAGCGCACAGAATTATGGGATGGACTGTTCCTCCGAGGCCCTCCAGAGCAGGCTCTGCTGGTGCTGATGGAGGGAATAGGAGAGCTGAG ACCTGGCACAAATCTGAACCACTTGGTCAGCATCACTGAGAGGTTCCTTCAGAGTGGTCGACTCGCTGACCTGCTGTGGTCCTACTGTCTGGAGGCAGGTGCCTCTGACTCCCCCCAGCTCCGAGAGACTCTGCTGGGACGGATAGTGGCGCTGCCGGACCTCACTGCCAACAGGTTACATCCCAACAACAggcctctctttcttcctcagcAGTACTATCCTCTGCTGGCCACAGAGATGCTCGCTGCCCTAGAGAGGACCTGCCAGGCACTTAAAG ATGGCACAGACTGCTCCTTAACTTTTGTGGCTCAGACACTTGGAAAACTGTGTATCCAAGGGCATAGTG gTTTGGTGCTGGCAGTGATGGCTCCTCGGCTGTCTGTCTGCACGCGCTCAGACATGGTGTGGCAGAGGGTTTGTAGGAAGCTGCTGGAAAACGTTCCACAGCGATGGATGGAGAGCGTGCTCACTGGGCTGGTGCAGGCTGTCAGCGG GCCTGATGCTTTGGGCAGGATCATAGGGAATCTAGTGTTAACGAATAAAAAGGCCCAGTTTGTCATCACTCATAAACTGCTTTTACTACAGTACAAGTATGAG aCTCAGGTATTGAGAATCGTCCTTGGTTACCTCGCATCAGACAGGGATCGAAGGCCACTGCTCCTCCAG GTGTTACGGTCTGTGTCCCAGGCCTGGGCTAATCCCAGCGCAGTGAAACACACACCTCTAGAGCAGCAACTATATGTCAGCAAGGCTTTATTGCTGTGTGTGAGCCTGCTGAAAGACTCTGAGCTGCAGGAGCTACGTTCAG AGCTGCTTCAGTGTATGCTGGGAGGCATGCAGAGCCACCTGGACAGCAGTGTGGTGCGTATCAGGCATATGGGGATGGTGGTAGGAGAGTGCCTTAGCTCCCGCATGGATATCAATGGAACCAAGCTCAAGTTTGAG TATGAGCAGGATGAGGAAACTCAAGAGCTGCTTTCTCTGATGACTCCTATCACTGGTGATGAGTCAGAGCCTGAGTCTGTAAATGG AGTCAGCTCTCCTCAAGAGATCAATAAAGTGACTCCATCTACTCAGAATCCATCATCCCAAAATAAGTCAGAAACCCCACCATCAAAAACTGAGCCAGACTCTGACCTGGACAG CGATGATGAGCTCACTCCGTACGATATGTCTGGAGATCAGAAAATAAACGAagcgtctcctcctctctaccTACGAGACTGTCTGGAAA CTTTAATTTCCTCTGAGGATGCAGTGCGTGTGGAGCTCAGTTTGCGAGTCGCTGCGGGTTTGGTGAGAAAGAACATCTTTGCAACCAGAGAG ATCAGTGTCCAGCTAACCAAAGTGCTTCTTCACATGGAGGATAAATACAGCATAAATGGCTTCCTGACTCTGAGACAGGCGACCATGGTGGCGCTCACTGTCACCGACTGTATCCCT gTGACTCAGTATTTGACCACAGAGTTTTACTCCCTGAACTACAGTCTTCGCCAGCGGCTAGATATCTTGGAG ATCCTTGCTCTGGCGGCTCAGGAACTCTCTAAGCCAATCACTGACAATAGAGATTCATCTCTGGGTATAGCTGCCACCTCTGATGTGTCTCCATACCCCGGTGACAACCCTGTCCACTGGCGACAAGTCGTTGAGAAGCGGATTCAAAGCAAGACCAAGCGTCTCAGTAAG GGAGCCATGCAACCTCCAGCTAAGGCCACTCCTAACCGTTACGCACCTGTTGCCGGAcacttcttttttcctctgctcaGGAATTATGACAA GCCtcaggtgacctttgaccttctggGCAGCGACCACCTGGTACTTGGCAGGTTGATCCATACCCTTGGACTCTTCATGCATCTGGCAGTCAATGCACCG ATAGCAGCACAGATGGGTCGTGCTCTGCTGGACTTTGTGTGGGCAGTGCGCTACCACGTTGACCA GATGGTGAGACGAGGCGTCCTCTTCgctgtctgctctgtgtttctgaGCATGCCCAGTCAAAACCTGCTGGTGGACCTCAGTGATCAGCTGTTTGAGACCAGAACTTGGCTGGCAG ATGTGGCTGAAGGAGACCCTGATGCTGATTGCCGGAATCTGGCTGTGCAGAGTCTGGTGCTGCTGGATAAGAGCCTAAAGAAACAGCTACAAGATCCACAAGCACTGAGCCTGGAGTCTTGA
- the tmem204 gene encoding transmembrane protein 204, giving the protein MAVQRLVAAAVAVALLSLVLNNVAAFTPSWVLQALEDGRKRSVGLWKMCPAGGERGRDDLQPGRRGQGTQRQCESLGWGSEYAGYQESRSTVKLQFDMMRACNLMATVALTAGQLIFLLGLMELPFITQESQWWEEAIAALFQLASFVLVIGLVTFYRIGPYTHLSYSCYLNIAACLLATMAAAMLIWNILHRRDDCLAPRVIIISRSLASPFHPRLDNDYVESPC; this is encoded by the exons ATGGCCGTGCAGAGGCTAgtggcggcggcggtggcggtAGCCCTGCTGTCCCTGGTCCTAAACAATGTTGCAGCCTTCACCCCCAGCTGGGTCCTGCAGGCCCTGGAGGACGGACGCAAGAGGAGTGTGGGACTATGGAAGATGTGCCCTGCAGGAGGGGAACGGGGCCGTGATGACCTCCAACCTGGGCGAAGGGGGCAGGGGACACAGAGGCAGTGTGAAAGCCTGGGATGGGGCTCTGAGTATGCAGGCTACCAAGAATCCCGCAGCACTGTCAAAT TGCAGTTTGACATGATGCGGGCCTGTAACCTTATGGCGACGGTGGCCCTGACTGCAGGTCAGCTGATCTTCCTTCTGGGCCTGATGGAGCTGCCCTTCATCACGCAGGAATCACAGTGGTGGGAGGAAGCCATTGCTGCACTCTTTCAGCTAGCCA GTTTTGTGCTGGTGATTGGACTTGTGACCTTCTACAGGATCGGGCCCTACACACACCTGTCCTACTCCTGCTACTTAAACATAGCTGCTTGCCTGCTGGCCACGATGGCTGCAGCCATGCTCATCTGGAACATTTTACACCGCCGCGATGACTGCCTCGCACCCAGGGTTATAATCATCAGTCGCTCACTGGCATCACCTTTCCACCCACGCCTAGACAATGACTATGTGGAGTCACCATGTTGA